In Perca flavescens isolate YP-PL-M2 chromosome 7, PFLA_1.0, whole genome shotgun sequence, the following proteins share a genomic window:
- the plcg1 gene encoding 1-phosphatidylinositol 4,5-bisphosphate phosphodiesterase gamma-1 isoform X3, which produces MAGTSGFFSNGPVPWMDNDTEMNNLYRDLELGTVLTLFYSKKSQRPERRTFQVKLETRTIIWTRGTDKIEGEIDIREIKEIRTGQKSRDFERYVEDSATRLEQAHCFVILYGTEFRLKSLSLAATSDEEMTMWVKGLNWLVADTLKAPTPLQIERWLRKQFYAVDRNREDRISCKDLKSMLSQVNYRVPNMRFLREKLPDSELRNGDVSFSQFAQLYRSLMFDAQRSMEIPVIQRFIDRPEQRISLDDFKGFLLESQREMWATDDNKVQEFMFNYLKDPLREVEQPYFHQDEYLTYLFSKENSIWDSSLDQVCPDNMSNPLSHYWISSSHNTYLTGDQFSSESSLEAYARCLRMGCRCIELDCWDGPDGMPVIYHGHTLTTKIKFCDVLTTIKEHAFVTSDYPIILSIEDHCSIVQQRNMATYFKKVFGDMLLTKAVDIVADGLPSPNQLKRKILIKHKKLAEGSAYEEVSTSTPYSENDISNSIKNGILYLEDPINHEWYPHFFVLTSTKIYYSEETSSNQGNDDEEEHREVSNGMDQHVTEKWFHGKLGAGRDGRQIAERLLSEYCLETGAPDGSFLVRESETFVGDYTLSFWRSGRVQHCRIHSRQEAGSPKFYLTDNLVFDTLFALINHYQQVALRCNEFEMKLTEPVPQTNAHESKEWYHANLSRSQAENMLMRVPRDGAFLVRKRAEPNSFAISFRAEGKIKHCRVQQEGQTVVLGTSEFDSLVDLISYYEKHPLYRKMKLRYPINEDTLEKIGTAEPDYGSLYEGRNPGFYVEANQMPTFKCTVKAMYEYKAQRDDELSFIKNAVISNVDKQEGGWWKGDCGGKKQLWFPANYVEEISPSAAEPDRTQEMTENSPLGDLLRGSVDVSSCQIVVRTDGKGSRPHVFSLVPSTSMRTGPFLDIAASSQEELKEWVLKIREVTMTSEAKLEEGKMMERRKKIALELSDLVIYCRPVPFDEDKIGTERACFRDMSSFPETKAEKYVNKVKGKKFLQYNRLQLSRIYPRGQRLDSSNYDPLPMWLCGSQLVALNFQTADKPMQMNQALFMLNGRSGYVLQPPIMRDDHFDPFDRLTLRGLDQVTVEIEVLGARHLPKHGRGIVCPLIEIEVCGADYDSAKQKTDSEADNGLNPTWPRKPFQFVVCNSAFAFLRFVVYEIDMFNDQNFLAQATFPIHSIKKGYRSVPLKNSYNEDLELASLLVHIDLIRGRDENGEVLSPFLAVGATSVSTSAQAGRDRLGDSVSSTSSNMSPVPQSPAQATAYRGREGSFESRYQSPLEDFRVSQEALLDHMDPQNRQTSLSPLA; this is translated from the exons CAACGTCGGATGAGGAGATGACAATGTGGGTGAAGGGGTTAAACTGGCTTGTGGCCGACACACTGAAGGCTCCGACACCGCTTCAGATAGAGAG atGGTTACGTAAGCAGTTCTACGCCGTTGATCGCAACAGAGAAGACCG GATATCCTGTAAGGATCTGAAGAGCATGCTGAGCCAGGTCAACTACAGGGTGCCCAACATGAGGTTCCTCCGAGAGAAACTTCCG GACTCAGAGTTGAGGAATGGAGACGTGTCCTTCAGCCAGTTTGCCCAGCTCTATCGCAGCCTCATGTTTGATGCTCAGAGAAGC ATGGAAATCCCAGTAATACAAAG GTTCATTGACAGACCAGAACAGAGGATCTCCCTTGACGACTTCAAGGGCTTCCTCCTGGAGTCTCAAAGG GAAATGTGGGCCACAGACGACAACAAAGTTCAGGAGTTTATGTTCAACTACCTGAAAGACCCCCTGAGAGAAGTGGAGCAGCCTTATTTCCACCAAGACGAG TACCTGACATACCTGTTCTCCAAAGAGAACAGCATCTGGGATTCCTCCCTGGACCAGGTGTGTCCTGACAATATGAGCAACCCCCTGTCCCACTACTGGATCTCCTCTTCGCACAACAC CTACCTGACGGGAGACCAGTTTTCCAGTGAGTCGTCCCTGGAGGCATACGCTCGCTGTCTGAGGATGGGCTGCCGCTGTATTGAAT tgGACTGCTGGGATGGGCCAGATGGAATGCCAGTCATCTACCACGGACACACACTTACAACAAAAATCAAGTTTTGCGATGTTTTGACCACCATCAAAGAGCATGCCTTCGTCACATCCGA CTATCCCATCATCTTGTCCATCGAGGACCACTGTAGTATTGTGCAGCAGAGGAATATGGCTACTTACTTTAAGAAGGTGTTTGGAGACATGCTGCTGACCAAGGCAGTGGATATCGTGGCAGATGGCCTGCCCTCACCCAACCAGCTCAAGAGGAAGATCCTCATCAAG CATAAGAAGCTTGCAGAAGGCAGTGCTTATGAGGAggtgtccacctccactccctACTCGGAGAATGATATCAGCAACTCCATCAAAAATGGCATCCTGTACCTGGAAGACCCCATTAATCAT GAGTGGTATCCTCATTTCTTTGTCCTGACCAGCACTAAGATCTACTACTCGGAAGAGACCTCCAGTAACCAGGGTAACGATGATGAGGAGGAGCACAGAGAG GTTTCCAATGGTATGGACCAGCACGTGACAGAGAAGTGGTTCCACGGGAAGCTGGGCGCGGGGCGGGACGGGCGGCAGATAGCCGAGAGGTTACTGTCGGAGTACTGCCTGGAGACCGGCGCTCCTGATGGCTCCTTCCTGGTCCGAGAGAGCGAGACCTTTGTGGGAGACTACACACTGTCTTTCTG GCGTTCAGGGCGGGTGCAGCACTGTCGTATCCACTCTCGTCAGGAGGCAGGCAGCCCCAAGTTCTACCTGACTGACAACCTGGTGTTCGACACGCTCTTTGCCCTGATCAACCACTACCAGCAGGTGGCACTGCGCTGCAACGAGTTTGAGATGAAGCTGACTGAGCCGGTGCCTCAGACCAATGCTCACGAGAGCAAAGA ATGGTACCATGCCAACCTCTCCAGGAGCCAAGCAGAAAACATGCTGATGAGGGTACCTCGTGACGGGGCTTTTCTTGTAAGGAAGAGGGCAGAACCCAACTCGTTTGCCATTTCCTTCAG GGCCGAGGGAAAGATAAAGCACTGCCGCGTGCAACAGGAAGGTCAGACTGTGGTGCTGGGCACCTCCGAGTTTGACAGCCTAGTAGATCTCATCAGCTACTATGAGAAGCACCCTCTGTACCGCAAAATGAAACTCCGCTATCCTATCAATGAGGACACACTGGAGAAGATAGGCACTGCT GAGCCAGACTACGGGTCACTGTACGAGGGCAGGAATCCAGGCTTTTACGTGGAGGCCAATCAAATGCCAACATTTAAG TGCACGGTGAAAGCCATGTACGAGTATAAAGCCCAGAGAGACGATGAGCTTTCCTTCATTAAGAACGCTGTTATCTCTAATGTGGACAAACAGGAAGGAGGATG GTGGAAGGGTGACTGTGGAGGGAAGAAGCAGCTGTGGTTTCCTGCCAATTACGTGGAGGAGATAAGTCCATCAGCGGCGGAACCTGATAGAACT CAGGAGATGACAGAAAACAGCCCCCTGGGAGACCTGCTGAGAGGAAGTGTGGATGTGTCTTCCTGTCAGATTG TTGTGCGTACTGATGGGAAGGGCAGCAGGCCTCATGTCTTCTCCCTGGTGCCGAGCACCTCCATGCGGACAGGCCCGTTTCTGGACATAGCCGCCAGCAGCCAAGAAGAACTCAAGGAATGGGTGCTCAAGATCCGCGAGGTCACCATGACCTCAGAGGCCAAG CTAGAGGAAGGGAAGATGATGGAGAGAAGGAAGAAGATTGCACTGGAACTGTCCGACCTGGTCATCTACTGTAGGCCTGTGCCGTTTGATGAAGACA AGATTGGCACAGAGCGGGCCTGTTTCCGGGACATGTCATCCTTCCCTGAGACCAAGGCAGAGAAGTACGTCAACAAGGTCAAAGGGAAGAAGTTCCTGCAGTACAATCGACTGCAGCTGTCCAGGATCTACCCCAGAGGCCAGAGACTAGACTCCTCGAACTACGACCCTCTGCCCATGTGGCTCTGTGGGTCCCAGCTGGTCGCACTAAACTTCCAGACAGCAG ACAAGCCCATGCAGATGAACCAGGCTCTGTTCATGCTGAACGGAAGGAGCGGCTACGTCCTTCAGCCGCCCATCATGAGGGATGACCACTTTGATCCCTTCGACAGACTTACGCTACGAGGCCTCGATCAAGTCACTGTAGAGATAGAG GTTTTGGGCGCGCGGCACCTGCCCAAGCACGGACGCGGCATAGTTTGTCCTTTGATCGAGATCGAGGTGTGTGGGGCAGACTACGACAGTGCCAAGCAAAAAACTGACTCCGAAG CTGATAACGGTCTGAACCCCACGTGGCCCCGAAAGCCATTCCAGTTCGTAGTATGCAACTCTGCCTTTGCCTTCTTGCGCTTTGTGGTTTATGAGATTGACATGTTCAATGACCAAAACTTCCTGGCGCAGGCCACATTCCCCATTCACAGCATCAAGAAAG GTTACCGGTCCGTACCTCTGAAGAACAGCTACAATGAGGATCTGGAGTTGGCTTCTCTGTTAGTCCACATAGACCTCATCCGTGGCAGG gatgaaaacggagaggttctGAGCCCTTTCCTTGCAGTCGGGGCCACGTCAGTGTCAACGTCTGCCCAAGCTGGGCGGGACCGTTTGGGGGATTCCGTGTCTTCGACTTCCTCCAACATGTCTCCTGTGCCCCAGTCGCCGGCCCAGGCCACGGCCTACAGGGGGAGAGAGGGCTCCTTTGAATCCCGCTACCAGTCCCCTCTAGAAGACTTCAGGGTGTCCCAGGAGGCACTGTTGGACCACATGGACccacagaacagacaaacaag TCTCTCACCACTCGCCTGA
- the plcg1 gene encoding 1-phosphatidylinositol 4,5-bisphosphate phosphodiesterase gamma-1 isoform X2: MAGTSGFFSNGPVPWMDNDTEMNNLYRDLELGTVLTLFYSKKSQRPERRTFQVKLETRTIIWTRGTDKIEGEIDIREIKEIRTGQKSRDFERYVEDSATRLEQAHCFVILYGTEFRLKSLSLAATSDEEMTMWVKGLNWLVADTLKAPTPLQIERWLRKQFYAVDRNREDRISCKDLKSMLSQVNYRVPNMRFLREKLPDSELRNGDVSFSQFAQLYRSLMFDAQRSMEIPVIQRFIDRPEQRISLDDFKGFLLESQREMWATDDNKVQEFMFNYLKDPLREVEQPYFHQDEYLTYLFSKENSIWDSSLDQVCPDNMSNPLSHYWISSSHNTYLTGDQFSSESSLEAYARCLRMGCRCIELDCWDGPDGMPVIYHGHTLTTKIKFCDVLTTIKEHAFVTSDYPIILSIEDHCSIVQQRNMATYFKKVFGDMLLTKAVDIVADGLPSPNQLKRKILIKHKKLAEGSAYEEVSTSTPYSENDISNSIKNGILYLEDPINHEWYPHFFVLTSTKIYYSEETSSNQGNDDEEEHREVSNGMDQHVTEKWFHGKLGAGRDGRQIAERLLSEYCLETGAPDGSFLVRESETFVGDYTLSFWRSGRVQHCRIHSRQEAGSPKFYLTDNLVFDTLFALINHYQQVALRCNEFEMKLTEPVPQTNAHESKEWYHANLSRSQAENMLMRVPRDGAFLVRKRAEPNSFAISFRAEGKIKHCRVQQEGQTVVLGTSEFDSLVDLISYYEKHPLYRKMKLRYPINEDTLEKIGTAEPDYGSLYEGRNPGFYVEANQMPTFKCTVKAMYEYKAQRDDELSFIKNAVISNVDKQEGGWWKGDCGGKKQLWFPANYVEEISPSAAEPDRTEMTENSPLGDLLRGSVDVSSCQIVVRTDGKGSRPHVFSLVPSTSMRTGPFLDIAASSQEELKEWVLKIREVTMTSEAKLEEGKMMERRKKIALELSDLVIYCRPVPFDEDKIGTERACFRDMSSFPETKAEKYVNKVKGKKFLQYNRLQLSRIYPRGQRLDSSNYDPLPMWLCGSQLVALNFQTADKPMQMNQALFMLNGRSGYVLQPPIMRDDHFDPFDRLTLRGLDQVTVEIEVLGARHLPKHGRGIVCPLIEIEVCGADYDSAKQKTDSEADNGLNPTWPRKPFQFVVCNSAFAFLRFVVYEIDMFNDQNFLAQATFPIHSIKKGYRSVPLKNSYNEDLELASLLVHIDLIRGRDENGEVLSPFLAVGATSVSTSAQAGRDRLGDSVSSTSSNMSPVPQSPAQATAYRGREGSFESRYQSPLEDFRVSQEALLDHMDPQNRQTRMLRRTRVGGENRV; this comes from the exons CAACGTCGGATGAGGAGATGACAATGTGGGTGAAGGGGTTAAACTGGCTTGTGGCCGACACACTGAAGGCTCCGACACCGCTTCAGATAGAGAG atGGTTACGTAAGCAGTTCTACGCCGTTGATCGCAACAGAGAAGACCG GATATCCTGTAAGGATCTGAAGAGCATGCTGAGCCAGGTCAACTACAGGGTGCCCAACATGAGGTTCCTCCGAGAGAAACTTCCG GACTCAGAGTTGAGGAATGGAGACGTGTCCTTCAGCCAGTTTGCCCAGCTCTATCGCAGCCTCATGTTTGATGCTCAGAGAAGC ATGGAAATCCCAGTAATACAAAG GTTCATTGACAGACCAGAACAGAGGATCTCCCTTGACGACTTCAAGGGCTTCCTCCTGGAGTCTCAAAGG GAAATGTGGGCCACAGACGACAACAAAGTTCAGGAGTTTATGTTCAACTACCTGAAAGACCCCCTGAGAGAAGTGGAGCAGCCTTATTTCCACCAAGACGAG TACCTGACATACCTGTTCTCCAAAGAGAACAGCATCTGGGATTCCTCCCTGGACCAGGTGTGTCCTGACAATATGAGCAACCCCCTGTCCCACTACTGGATCTCCTCTTCGCACAACAC CTACCTGACGGGAGACCAGTTTTCCAGTGAGTCGTCCCTGGAGGCATACGCTCGCTGTCTGAGGATGGGCTGCCGCTGTATTGAAT tgGACTGCTGGGATGGGCCAGATGGAATGCCAGTCATCTACCACGGACACACACTTACAACAAAAATCAAGTTTTGCGATGTTTTGACCACCATCAAAGAGCATGCCTTCGTCACATCCGA CTATCCCATCATCTTGTCCATCGAGGACCACTGTAGTATTGTGCAGCAGAGGAATATGGCTACTTACTTTAAGAAGGTGTTTGGAGACATGCTGCTGACCAAGGCAGTGGATATCGTGGCAGATGGCCTGCCCTCACCCAACCAGCTCAAGAGGAAGATCCTCATCAAG CATAAGAAGCTTGCAGAAGGCAGTGCTTATGAGGAggtgtccacctccactccctACTCGGAGAATGATATCAGCAACTCCATCAAAAATGGCATCCTGTACCTGGAAGACCCCATTAATCAT GAGTGGTATCCTCATTTCTTTGTCCTGACCAGCACTAAGATCTACTACTCGGAAGAGACCTCCAGTAACCAGGGTAACGATGATGAGGAGGAGCACAGAGAG GTTTCCAATGGTATGGACCAGCACGTGACAGAGAAGTGGTTCCACGGGAAGCTGGGCGCGGGGCGGGACGGGCGGCAGATAGCCGAGAGGTTACTGTCGGAGTACTGCCTGGAGACCGGCGCTCCTGATGGCTCCTTCCTGGTCCGAGAGAGCGAGACCTTTGTGGGAGACTACACACTGTCTTTCTG GCGTTCAGGGCGGGTGCAGCACTGTCGTATCCACTCTCGTCAGGAGGCAGGCAGCCCCAAGTTCTACCTGACTGACAACCTGGTGTTCGACACGCTCTTTGCCCTGATCAACCACTACCAGCAGGTGGCACTGCGCTGCAACGAGTTTGAGATGAAGCTGACTGAGCCGGTGCCTCAGACCAATGCTCACGAGAGCAAAGA ATGGTACCATGCCAACCTCTCCAGGAGCCAAGCAGAAAACATGCTGATGAGGGTACCTCGTGACGGGGCTTTTCTTGTAAGGAAGAGGGCAGAACCCAACTCGTTTGCCATTTCCTTCAG GGCCGAGGGAAAGATAAAGCACTGCCGCGTGCAACAGGAAGGTCAGACTGTGGTGCTGGGCACCTCCGAGTTTGACAGCCTAGTAGATCTCATCAGCTACTATGAGAAGCACCCTCTGTACCGCAAAATGAAACTCCGCTATCCTATCAATGAGGACACACTGGAGAAGATAGGCACTGCT GAGCCAGACTACGGGTCACTGTACGAGGGCAGGAATCCAGGCTTTTACGTGGAGGCCAATCAAATGCCAACATTTAAG TGCACGGTGAAAGCCATGTACGAGTATAAAGCCCAGAGAGACGATGAGCTTTCCTTCATTAAGAACGCTGTTATCTCTAATGTGGACAAACAGGAAGGAGGATG GTGGAAGGGTGACTGTGGAGGGAAGAAGCAGCTGTGGTTTCCTGCCAATTACGTGGAGGAGATAAGTCCATCAGCGGCGGAACCTGATAGAACT GAGATGACAGAAAACAGCCCCCTGGGAGACCTGCTGAGAGGAAGTGTGGATGTGTCTTCCTGTCAGATTG TTGTGCGTACTGATGGGAAGGGCAGCAGGCCTCATGTCTTCTCCCTGGTGCCGAGCACCTCCATGCGGACAGGCCCGTTTCTGGACATAGCCGCCAGCAGCCAAGAAGAACTCAAGGAATGGGTGCTCAAGATCCGCGAGGTCACCATGACCTCAGAGGCCAAG CTAGAGGAAGGGAAGATGATGGAGAGAAGGAAGAAGATTGCACTGGAACTGTCCGACCTGGTCATCTACTGTAGGCCTGTGCCGTTTGATGAAGACA AGATTGGCACAGAGCGGGCCTGTTTCCGGGACATGTCATCCTTCCCTGAGACCAAGGCAGAGAAGTACGTCAACAAGGTCAAAGGGAAGAAGTTCCTGCAGTACAATCGACTGCAGCTGTCCAGGATCTACCCCAGAGGCCAGAGACTAGACTCCTCGAACTACGACCCTCTGCCCATGTGGCTCTGTGGGTCCCAGCTGGTCGCACTAAACTTCCAGACAGCAG ACAAGCCCATGCAGATGAACCAGGCTCTGTTCATGCTGAACGGAAGGAGCGGCTACGTCCTTCAGCCGCCCATCATGAGGGATGACCACTTTGATCCCTTCGACAGACTTACGCTACGAGGCCTCGATCAAGTCACTGTAGAGATAGAG GTTTTGGGCGCGCGGCACCTGCCCAAGCACGGACGCGGCATAGTTTGTCCTTTGATCGAGATCGAGGTGTGTGGGGCAGACTACGACAGTGCCAAGCAAAAAACTGACTCCGAAG CTGATAACGGTCTGAACCCCACGTGGCCCCGAAAGCCATTCCAGTTCGTAGTATGCAACTCTGCCTTTGCCTTCTTGCGCTTTGTGGTTTATGAGATTGACATGTTCAATGACCAAAACTTCCTGGCGCAGGCCACATTCCCCATTCACAGCATCAAGAAAG GTTACCGGTCCGTACCTCTGAAGAACAGCTACAATGAGGATCTGGAGTTGGCTTCTCTGTTAGTCCACATAGACCTCATCCGTGGCAGG gatgaaaacggagaggttctGAGCCCTTTCCTTGCAGTCGGGGCCACGTCAGTGTCAACGTCTGCCCAAGCTGGGCGGGACCGTTTGGGGGATTCCGTGTCTTCGACTTCCTCCAACATGTCTCCTGTGCCCCAGTCGCCGGCCCAGGCCACGGCCTACAGGGGGAGAGAGGGCTCCTTTGAATCCCGCTACCAGTCCCCTCTAGAAGACTTCAGGGTGTCCCAGGAGGCACTGTTGGACCACATGGACccacagaacagacaaacaag GATGTTACGGAGGACCAGAGTGGGCGGAGAGAACCGTGTCTAA
- the plcg1 gene encoding 1-phosphatidylinositol 4,5-bisphosphate phosphodiesterase gamma-1 isoform X1: MAGTSGFFSNGPVPWMDNDTEMNNLYRDLELGTVLTLFYSKKSQRPERRTFQVKLETRTIIWTRGTDKIEGEIDIREIKEIRTGQKSRDFERYVEDSATRLEQAHCFVILYGTEFRLKSLSLAATSDEEMTMWVKGLNWLVADTLKAPTPLQIERWLRKQFYAVDRNREDRISCKDLKSMLSQVNYRVPNMRFLREKLPDSELRNGDVSFSQFAQLYRSLMFDAQRSMEIPVIQRFIDRPEQRISLDDFKGFLLESQREMWATDDNKVQEFMFNYLKDPLREVEQPYFHQDEYLTYLFSKENSIWDSSLDQVCPDNMSNPLSHYWISSSHNTYLTGDQFSSESSLEAYARCLRMGCRCIELDCWDGPDGMPVIYHGHTLTTKIKFCDVLTTIKEHAFVTSDYPIILSIEDHCSIVQQRNMATYFKKVFGDMLLTKAVDIVADGLPSPNQLKRKILIKHKKLAEGSAYEEVSTSTPYSENDISNSIKNGILYLEDPINHEWYPHFFVLTSTKIYYSEETSSNQGNDDEEEHREVSNGMDQHVTEKWFHGKLGAGRDGRQIAERLLSEYCLETGAPDGSFLVRESETFVGDYTLSFWRSGRVQHCRIHSRQEAGSPKFYLTDNLVFDTLFALINHYQQVALRCNEFEMKLTEPVPQTNAHESKEWYHANLSRSQAENMLMRVPRDGAFLVRKRAEPNSFAISFRAEGKIKHCRVQQEGQTVVLGTSEFDSLVDLISYYEKHPLYRKMKLRYPINEDTLEKIGTAEPDYGSLYEGRNPGFYVEANQMPTFKCTVKAMYEYKAQRDDELSFIKNAVISNVDKQEGGWWKGDCGGKKQLWFPANYVEEISPSAAEPDRTQEMTENSPLGDLLRGSVDVSSCQIVVRTDGKGSRPHVFSLVPSTSMRTGPFLDIAASSQEELKEWVLKIREVTMTSEAKLEEGKMMERRKKIALELSDLVIYCRPVPFDEDKIGTERACFRDMSSFPETKAEKYVNKVKGKKFLQYNRLQLSRIYPRGQRLDSSNYDPLPMWLCGSQLVALNFQTADKPMQMNQALFMLNGRSGYVLQPPIMRDDHFDPFDRLTLRGLDQVTVEIEVLGARHLPKHGRGIVCPLIEIEVCGADYDSAKQKTDSEADNGLNPTWPRKPFQFVVCNSAFAFLRFVVYEIDMFNDQNFLAQATFPIHSIKKGYRSVPLKNSYNEDLELASLLVHIDLIRGRDENGEVLSPFLAVGATSVSTSAQAGRDRLGDSVSSTSSNMSPVPQSPAQATAYRGREGSFESRYQSPLEDFRVSQEALLDHMDPQNRQTRMLRRTRVGGENRV, translated from the exons CAACGTCGGATGAGGAGATGACAATGTGGGTGAAGGGGTTAAACTGGCTTGTGGCCGACACACTGAAGGCTCCGACACCGCTTCAGATAGAGAG atGGTTACGTAAGCAGTTCTACGCCGTTGATCGCAACAGAGAAGACCG GATATCCTGTAAGGATCTGAAGAGCATGCTGAGCCAGGTCAACTACAGGGTGCCCAACATGAGGTTCCTCCGAGAGAAACTTCCG GACTCAGAGTTGAGGAATGGAGACGTGTCCTTCAGCCAGTTTGCCCAGCTCTATCGCAGCCTCATGTTTGATGCTCAGAGAAGC ATGGAAATCCCAGTAATACAAAG GTTCATTGACAGACCAGAACAGAGGATCTCCCTTGACGACTTCAAGGGCTTCCTCCTGGAGTCTCAAAGG GAAATGTGGGCCACAGACGACAACAAAGTTCAGGAGTTTATGTTCAACTACCTGAAAGACCCCCTGAGAGAAGTGGAGCAGCCTTATTTCCACCAAGACGAG TACCTGACATACCTGTTCTCCAAAGAGAACAGCATCTGGGATTCCTCCCTGGACCAGGTGTGTCCTGACAATATGAGCAACCCCCTGTCCCACTACTGGATCTCCTCTTCGCACAACAC CTACCTGACGGGAGACCAGTTTTCCAGTGAGTCGTCCCTGGAGGCATACGCTCGCTGTCTGAGGATGGGCTGCCGCTGTATTGAAT tgGACTGCTGGGATGGGCCAGATGGAATGCCAGTCATCTACCACGGACACACACTTACAACAAAAATCAAGTTTTGCGATGTTTTGACCACCATCAAAGAGCATGCCTTCGTCACATCCGA CTATCCCATCATCTTGTCCATCGAGGACCACTGTAGTATTGTGCAGCAGAGGAATATGGCTACTTACTTTAAGAAGGTGTTTGGAGACATGCTGCTGACCAAGGCAGTGGATATCGTGGCAGATGGCCTGCCCTCACCCAACCAGCTCAAGAGGAAGATCCTCATCAAG CATAAGAAGCTTGCAGAAGGCAGTGCTTATGAGGAggtgtccacctccactccctACTCGGAGAATGATATCAGCAACTCCATCAAAAATGGCATCCTGTACCTGGAAGACCCCATTAATCAT GAGTGGTATCCTCATTTCTTTGTCCTGACCAGCACTAAGATCTACTACTCGGAAGAGACCTCCAGTAACCAGGGTAACGATGATGAGGAGGAGCACAGAGAG GTTTCCAATGGTATGGACCAGCACGTGACAGAGAAGTGGTTCCACGGGAAGCTGGGCGCGGGGCGGGACGGGCGGCAGATAGCCGAGAGGTTACTGTCGGAGTACTGCCTGGAGACCGGCGCTCCTGATGGCTCCTTCCTGGTCCGAGAGAGCGAGACCTTTGTGGGAGACTACACACTGTCTTTCTG GCGTTCAGGGCGGGTGCAGCACTGTCGTATCCACTCTCGTCAGGAGGCAGGCAGCCCCAAGTTCTACCTGACTGACAACCTGGTGTTCGACACGCTCTTTGCCCTGATCAACCACTACCAGCAGGTGGCACTGCGCTGCAACGAGTTTGAGATGAAGCTGACTGAGCCGGTGCCTCAGACCAATGCTCACGAGAGCAAAGA ATGGTACCATGCCAACCTCTCCAGGAGCCAAGCAGAAAACATGCTGATGAGGGTACCTCGTGACGGGGCTTTTCTTGTAAGGAAGAGGGCAGAACCCAACTCGTTTGCCATTTCCTTCAG GGCCGAGGGAAAGATAAAGCACTGCCGCGTGCAACAGGAAGGTCAGACTGTGGTGCTGGGCACCTCCGAGTTTGACAGCCTAGTAGATCTCATCAGCTACTATGAGAAGCACCCTCTGTACCGCAAAATGAAACTCCGCTATCCTATCAATGAGGACACACTGGAGAAGATAGGCACTGCT GAGCCAGACTACGGGTCACTGTACGAGGGCAGGAATCCAGGCTTTTACGTGGAGGCCAATCAAATGCCAACATTTAAG TGCACGGTGAAAGCCATGTACGAGTATAAAGCCCAGAGAGACGATGAGCTTTCCTTCATTAAGAACGCTGTTATCTCTAATGTGGACAAACAGGAAGGAGGATG GTGGAAGGGTGACTGTGGAGGGAAGAAGCAGCTGTGGTTTCCTGCCAATTACGTGGAGGAGATAAGTCCATCAGCGGCGGAACCTGATAGAACT CAGGAGATGACAGAAAACAGCCCCCTGGGAGACCTGCTGAGAGGAAGTGTGGATGTGTCTTCCTGTCAGATTG TTGTGCGTACTGATGGGAAGGGCAGCAGGCCTCATGTCTTCTCCCTGGTGCCGAGCACCTCCATGCGGACAGGCCCGTTTCTGGACATAGCCGCCAGCAGCCAAGAAGAACTCAAGGAATGGGTGCTCAAGATCCGCGAGGTCACCATGACCTCAGAGGCCAAG CTAGAGGAAGGGAAGATGATGGAGAGAAGGAAGAAGATTGCACTGGAACTGTCCGACCTGGTCATCTACTGTAGGCCTGTGCCGTTTGATGAAGACA AGATTGGCACAGAGCGGGCCTGTTTCCGGGACATGTCATCCTTCCCTGAGACCAAGGCAGAGAAGTACGTCAACAAGGTCAAAGGGAAGAAGTTCCTGCAGTACAATCGACTGCAGCTGTCCAGGATCTACCCCAGAGGCCAGAGACTAGACTCCTCGAACTACGACCCTCTGCCCATGTGGCTCTGTGGGTCCCAGCTGGTCGCACTAAACTTCCAGACAGCAG ACAAGCCCATGCAGATGAACCAGGCTCTGTTCATGCTGAACGGAAGGAGCGGCTACGTCCTTCAGCCGCCCATCATGAGGGATGACCACTTTGATCCCTTCGACAGACTTACGCTACGAGGCCTCGATCAAGTCACTGTAGAGATAGAG GTTTTGGGCGCGCGGCACCTGCCCAAGCACGGACGCGGCATAGTTTGTCCTTTGATCGAGATCGAGGTGTGTGGGGCAGACTACGACAGTGCCAAGCAAAAAACTGACTCCGAAG CTGATAACGGTCTGAACCCCACGTGGCCCCGAAAGCCATTCCAGTTCGTAGTATGCAACTCTGCCTTTGCCTTCTTGCGCTTTGTGGTTTATGAGATTGACATGTTCAATGACCAAAACTTCCTGGCGCAGGCCACATTCCCCATTCACAGCATCAAGAAAG GTTACCGGTCCGTACCTCTGAAGAACAGCTACAATGAGGATCTGGAGTTGGCTTCTCTGTTAGTCCACATAGACCTCATCCGTGGCAGG gatgaaaacggagaggttctGAGCCCTTTCCTTGCAGTCGGGGCCACGTCAGTGTCAACGTCTGCCCAAGCTGGGCGGGACCGTTTGGGGGATTCCGTGTCTTCGACTTCCTCCAACATGTCTCCTGTGCCCCAGTCGCCGGCCCAGGCCACGGCCTACAGGGGGAGAGAGGGCTCCTTTGAATCCCGCTACCAGTCCCCTCTAGAAGACTTCAGGGTGTCCCAGGAGGCACTGTTGGACCACATGGACccacagaacagacaaacaag GATGTTACGGAGGACCAGAGTGGGCGGAGAGAACCGTGTCTAA